The proteins below are encoded in one region of Canis lupus familiaris isolate Mischka breed German Shepherd unplaced genomic scaffold, alternate assembly UU_Cfam_GSD_1.0 chrUn_S2221H2421, whole genome shotgun sequence:
- the LOC119879041 gene encoding PWWP domain-containing DNA repair factor 3B-like, which produces MDAEYVLCNWKGHLWPARVLSRSGVSPRNKRKGALSLEVEILSVDEKIKVKSTDVKILNESQIESITSLLTAQSKASVPAGQEVPYRNALSVALEILKERADVRPAGALDDPETTTPSRRGPRKRSLKDYRKAKGILLRRLRKRRNLKPRLVHSQRPDTTEGGQSQAHTTITPLPRKRRAKSSPSSSRRPNLPSLSEDGGEKEGKEKRDTSRVRSLHRIAKEGGTGAEDGGILPSPPPGFNLTVPEEALKDEAPDTHAKNPAASSERSASSRNVEDHGEGPWEPGMEGAAASSSAPNLRPRCSLRLANRRRKLQVPEFEKGLQESRPSASSKAVNPTTAIKKDVSQEMGQLTSTLSPQEPCPIEGGMMVWFKFQNHPFWPAVVKSVSQAEQTARVLLIEANMHAEMSGIRVPLRRLKPLDCKEKETLMKRARKMYEQSVNWCFSLISHYREGLTCGSFAGSFLDYYAADVSYPVRKAIQDGDLEADFPKVNYADLEDSEEETSVGGKRPRKKILPDRMRAARDRANQRLVDFIVKTKGADHHLLDIVKGRKQSRWLTSFLNSNRYTLCVETYLEDEDQLDVVVGHLQEIYKQIDKKRLTLARDDKVSFVLEVLLPEAIICSIAALDGLGYKEAEEKYLRGPTRALPRKRAV; this is translated from the coding sequence gcACAGACGTAAAGATCCTAAACGAGTCTCAGATTGAATCCATTACCTCCTTGCTAACAGCCCAGTCGAAGGCCAGTGTCCCAGCGGGACAGGAAGTGCCTTACAGAAACGCTCTTTCAGTGGCATTGGAGATTCTGAAGGAGAGAGCAGATGTGCGCCCAGCAGGAGCATTGGATGATCCAGAGACCACTACACCGTCCCGAAGGGGACCAAGAAAGCGATCTCTTAAAGACTACCGGAAGGCCAAAGGGATCTTACTGAGGCGTCTCAGGAAACGCAGAAACCTCAAACCGCGGCTGGTGCATTCTCAGAGACCAGACACCACAGAAGGCGGCCAATCACAGGCACACACAACCATCACTCCCCTTCCAAGGAAAAGGCGAGCAAAGTCCTCACCAAGCTCCAGCAGGCGCCCGAACTTACCGTCGCTTTCAGAAGATGGTGGTGAGAAAGAGGGCAAGGAAAAGAGGGACACCTCAAGAGTTAGGTCTTTGCATCGCATAGCCAAGGAGGGGGGTACCGGGGCTGAAGATGGAGGCATCCTTCCATCTCCGCCACCAGGTTTCAACCTCACTGTGCCCGAGGAGGCTCTGAAAGACGAGGCACCTGACACCCACGCAAAGAACCCGGCTGCCTCCTCTGAGCgctctgcctcctccaggaatGTTGAGGACCACGGAGAGGGTCCCTGGGAGCCAGGCATGGAAGGTGCGGCAGCCTCCTCCAGTGCCCCTAACCTGAGGCCGCGTTGTTCACTCCGTCTGGCAAACAGGAGAAGGAAGCTGCAGGTACCAGAGTTTGAGAAAGGGCTGCAGGAATCTCGACCTTCGGCCAGCTCAAAGGCTGTGAACCCCACCACTGCTATTAAGAAGGATGTCAGCCAGGAAATGGGACAACTGACCAGCACGCTTTCTCCACAGGAGCCTTGTCCCATTGAAGGAGGAATGATGGTCTGgtttaaatttcaaaatcacCCCTTTTGGCCAGCGGTGGTAAAGAGCGTCAGCCAAGCAGAGCAGACTGCAAGGGTGCTTTTGATTGAGGCAAACATGCACGCTGAAATGAGTGGCATTCGAGTTCCTCTTCGAAGATTAAAGCCCCTGGactgcaaagagaaagaaacactgaTGAAGAGAGCCAGGAAAATGTACGAGCAAAGTGTGAACTGGTGTTTCTCCCTGATTTCTCACTACAGAGAAGGGCTCACTTGTGGGTCTTTTGCAGGCTCCTTCCTGGACTATTATGCTGCTGACGTCAGTTACCCAGTTAGGAAAGCCATCCAGGACGGGGATCTGGAGGCTGACTTCCCAAAGGTCAATTATGCCGACCTGGAGGATTCTGAGGAGGAGACCTCCGTGGGCGGGAAGAGGCCCCGCAAGAAGATTCTCCCTGACCGGATGAGGGCTGCTCGGGACCGAGCCAACCAGAGGCTCGTGGACTTCATCGTGAAAACGAAGGGGGCCGATCACCACCTTCTGGACATTGTCAAAGGCAGGAAACAGTCCAGGTGGCTGACATCGTTTCTGAATTCCAACAGGTACACGCTCTGCGTTGAAACATACCTGGAGGATGAAGACCAGTTGGATGTCGTGGTGGGACATTTACAAGAAATCTACAAACAAATAGACAAGAAGAGGCTGACTCTGGCAAGGGACGACAAAGTGAGTTTTGTTCTGGAAGTTCTTCTGCCAGAAGCAATCATTTGTTCAATTGCTGCACTTGACGGATTAGGTTAtaaggaggcagaagaaaagtACCTACGGGGCCCCACCCGTGCATTACCGAGAAAAAGAGCTGTttga